Proteins from a genomic interval of Nasonia vitripennis strain AsymCx chromosome 3, Nvit_psr_1.1, whole genome shotgun sequence:
- the LOC100118997 gene encoding uncharacterized protein LOC100118997, with amino-acid sequence MAGFQLDDLLRDDRKDANLIPDLSKATCNSQEEFRRLMECCPEFKIKADKVTREDSSCKVRDKEFSWRTTKKELRAIGREWSYGDPIPPDMRTLNLQELQQVAIDWRMLTSLRPKLRQDEEMFSRLVEMGKLQVKSQARERRSFVSPIRRAKNRAGIIESSVRICGDCGEEFCSGESCGDVLYDAFIRVTVTPHRAKARLTADAAAIIAGMDSGQGKSGKKKRKRGGPGMPRMGKSGGKAARLLVRKDKPPGGKGAARKESDRSDDAKAGSSGRKFRRKCTKYPTKKRGAASPK; translated from the exons ATGGCGGGCTTCCAATTGGATGATCTGCTGAGGGACGACAGGAAAGACGCGAACCTCATTCCTGATCTCAGCAAGGCCACCTGCAACTCGCAGGAGGAGTTCCGCAGGCTCATGGAGTGCTGTCCTGAATTCAAGATCAAAGCCGACAAG GTAACGCGCGAGGACAGCAGTTGCAAGGTGCGGGACAAGGAGTTCTCCTGGCGAACGACGAAGAAGGAGCTGCGCGCGATCGGCCGCGAGTGGAGCTACGGTGACCCGATTCCGCCGGACATGAGGACACTTAATCTGCAGGAGCTGCAACAGGTCGCGATCGACTGGCGGATGCTCACCTCGCTGAGACCGAAGCTCAGGCAGGACGAGGAGATGTTCTCTCGATTG GTGGAGATGGGCAAGCTGCAGGTGAAGAGccaagcgcgcgagcgacgcaGCTTCGTCAGCCCGATCCGGCGCGCGAAGAACCGCGCGGGCATAATCGAGAGCAGCGTGCGCATCTGCGGCGATTGCGGCGAGGAGTTCTGCAGCGGAGAGTCCTGCGGAGACGTCCTCTACGACGCGTTCATACGCGTCACCGTCACCCCGCACCGGGCCAAGGCTAGACTCACAGCCGACGCTGCGGCCATCATCGCCGGCATGGATTCCGGTCAAG GCAAGTCTGgcaagaagaagagaaaacgaGGAGGCCCAGGAATGCCGCGAATGGGAAAAAGCGGAGGCAAAGCCGCGCGACTCCTGGTGCGCAAAGACAAGCCGCCGGGAGGAAAAGGAGCAGCCAGGAAAGAGAGCGACCGCAGCGACGACGCGAAAGCTGGAAGCTCCGGGCGCAAGTTCCGCCGGAAGTGCACCAAGTACCCGACGAAGAAGCGCGGCGCCGCCTCGCCCAAGTGA